One window from the genome of Lasioglossum baleicum chromosome 9, iyLasBale1, whole genome shotgun sequence encodes:
- the Rhogap15b gene encoding rhoGAP_ARAP and RA_ARAPs domain-containing protein RhoGAP15B isoform X2 produces MRGASVNDSLCKSPRFRRNRRHDISSSNLTKETKHVALLLRSWVVRLIESGEAEAEPVVMEVKPIPKPRSVVPHRPIPAPRRLPPTLPASCHSSQSSDSSQSEKSDEKSIPETRTANNEFFRNLSTSSRQLKDEISEKVTTKGRAVISSTRNASIRLEKSVKNLLTRRLTTLNQDELLRDNAEGLKMFNGPIVDDRCVSMPANDIFSSITFYSPLNTNLRSMKNEEDLSGMRSSPPPPVYPPPPHPDESIYDELQSVTSGSSRYETISSISSDKIDRDFPESFSLLNFALNQASDSDQSLNLSDVSGSLPREKIDVRRLSRSDSWTFYDTAAGTRSEGIDELDRISSAEEDTLDKDVPLLDRTSSASNESHASIQNSLYENLASRRAALEEKQDTSNAENRQQNSRSLLFEFDPFAKTSDTENVYSNFENNDMMLLETLLATSDSPSSSGSILDFQEAVDNEEDQNDMDDEDVLHPQISVVPPVPPKRFDSLPKSEHDEVFEVISLPDKGAIGKNPALLPKLAHLGSKKQPAVPPRKPPRNRPTDTPPAATDTVATTDDNVTATKMTVSPKSPEEGSTSPAGGKNTEEHRRVGMIQKLKKLRQDSSSHGIGPNMMNFVKSGSKLLSRNRDQARESSTKSMKLEKPKLNAPQNPATHRGIVYKTGVGIERAKDLVQRVAVLADQKLSFYTDKAMSTLKEVIHLDTVYSIHLLQDVKEIDGETVHCIAISVEGRPSVYVFYAKGIAERRIWAQRILEAFTLVFPTKYTSDLTRVGWVYLKEGVTGVWFTAWVLLHQRTLIYTKSLDPFMAVTFGELDLRKARCIVMNPGYVPVLREQEGPNPNAGSVPVVVVDAGGSGALHIAAPGTHEGSAWRHALYQAAITCGPALEQQQLTQEDVPVILDKCINFIYAHGIMTEGIYRRSGSTSAVVRLLTAFRHDAWQTQITRGSYTEHDVATVLRRFLRDLPDPLFPANIHDRLCLNTENVNENEQITVYRTLLSTLSPVPAATLRRILAHLHCLSQQSSRNLMTVENLSAIWGPTLMHAGENSAEEWNRSETRVIGDLIKLYPKLYQLTAAELAKEAKILEVLEKHHVSNNGPRGAPSGDLKIWIYIFSKDRECVNVTIGPQKTAFDICVELAEKTNSPAHELCLEEYTLSGALERPLHHTERVLETVARWGYWEPEDRKDNILILKRDHLYKDILPLIKPPLTPSGELKFASSKMKHFKTYLFEFSQGKLCCYKDKVCSTKLYEWRIEDIIWYLGHEPKRNPQTGWSITFITKNNKPMRCKETPFFGCTIAGTLKDEQYKWLAAMIFGEYQLNLRPSAVNLMDP; encoded by the exons ATGCGCGGAGCAAGCGTTAACGATTCTTTGTGTAAAAGTCCACGTTTTCGTCGGAACAGAAGACATGACATATCCTCATCGAACCTTACCAA GGAAACGAAGCATGTGGCGCTGCTTCTACGCTCCTGGGTGGTTCGGTTGATAGAGAGCGGCGAGGCGGAAGCTGAACCTGTCGTGATGGAGGTAAAACCGATCCCGAAGCCTAGATCGGTGGTGCCTCATCGGCCGATTCCAGCGCCGAGGCGACTTCCGCCGACGCTTCCAGCCAGTTGTCACAGCAGCCAGAGCAGCGACTCCAGTCAATCGGAAAAAAGCGACGAGAAATCGATACCGGAGACGCGGACCGCGAACAATGAATTTTTTCGCAATCTGAGCACAAGTTCGCGCCAATTGAAAGACGAGATTTCGGAGAAGGTGACGACAAAGGGCCGCGCGGTGATCTCCAGTACCAGGAATGCCAGCATACGGTTGGAGAAATCGGTGAAGAACCTTCTGACTAGACGATTGACAACGCTGAACCAGGATGAGCTTCTACGCGACAATGCCGAGGGTCTCAAAATGTTCAACGGACCGATAGTCGACGACAGATGCGTGTCCATGCCGGCCAACGATATTTTCAGCAGCATCACGTTCTATAGTCCTTTAAACACTAATCTGAGAAGCATGAAGAACGAGGAAGACCTTTCCGGGATGCGGAGCAGCCCGCCGCCCCCGGTCTATCCTCCACCCCCGCATCCTGACGAGTCTATCTACGACGAGCTACAGTCCGTCACGTCCGGTAGCAGCCGATACGAGACGATCAGCTCGATTTCCTCCGATAAAATCGACAGGGATTTTCCGGAGTCGTTCAGCCTGCTCAATTTCGCGCTTAACCAG GCCAGCGACTCGGACCAGAGCTTGAATCTCTCGGACGTGAGCGGATCCTTGCCTCGCGAGAAGATTGACGTGAGAAGGTTGTCCAGGTCCGATTCTTGGACGTTTTACGACACTGCAGCTGGGACCAGATCGGAAGGTATCGACGAGTTGGACAGAATATCCAGTGCAGAAGAAGACACATTGGACAAGGACGTGCCCCTGTTAGATAGAACATCCTCAGCATCAAACGAGAGCCACGCGTCCATTCAGAACTCTTTGTACGAGAATCTAGCCTCTCGTAGGGCAGCTTTGGAGGAGAAACAGGATACATCCAATGCCGAGAACAGACAACAGAATAGCCGATCTTTGTTGTTCGAATTTGATCCGTTCGCGAAAACATCCGACACCGAGAACGTTTACAGCAATTTCGAGAACAATGATATGATGCTACTGGAAACTCTGCTGGCCACTAGTGACTCACCTAGTAGTTCCGGAAGCATCCTCGATTTCCAAGAAGCCGTCGATAACGAAGAGGACCAGAATGATATGGACGACGAGGATGTTCTGCATCCGCAGATCTCCGTAGTGCCGCCGGTGCCGCcgaaacggttcgactctctgcCGAAGAGCGAGCACGACGAAGTCTTTGAAGTTATCTCTCTGCCCGATAAGGGTGCTATCGGCAAAAATCCAGCGCTGTTGCCGAAACTGGCACACTTAGGAAGCAAGAAACAGCCTGCCGTTCCTCCGAGGAAACCACCGAGAAATCGGCCCACCGATACCCCGCCGGCTGCTACCGACACTGTGGCGACTACCGATGATAACGTAACAG CCACGAAGATGACGGTCAGCCCGAAAAGTCCTGAGGAAGGTTCAACGAGTCCTGCGGGCGGTAAAAACACGGAGGAGCATCGTCGCGTAGGTATGATACAGAAGCTGAAGAAGCTGAGGCAGGACTCATCGTCCCACGGTATCGGACCGAACATGATGAACTTCGTTAAGAGCGGCAGCAAGTTGTTGTCAAGGAACCGAGACCAGGCTAGAGAGTCCAGCACAAAATCGATGAAACTGGAGAAGCCAAAGTTGAACGCTCCTCAAAATCCTGCAACGCATAGAGGAATTGTTTACAAGACCGGTGTAGGGATTGAGAGAGCAAAGGATCTCGTGCAGAGGGTGGCGGTACTGGCTGACCAAAAACTCTCGTTCTACACGGACAAGGCCATGTCCACTCTGAAGGAGGTTATTCACCTCGACACAGTGTACAGCATTCATCTTCTGCAGGATGTAAA AGAGATCGATGGCGAGACTGTACACTGCATAGCGATTAGCGTGGAAGGAAGGCCGAGCGTCTACGTGTTTTACGCGAAAGGTATCGCCGAGAGAAGAATTTGGGCTCAGCGAATTTTGGAGGCATTTACTCTAGTCTTTCCCACGAAATACACGTCCGATCTGACGAGGGTGGGATGGGTTTACTTAAAG GAAGGCGTAACAGGCGTATGGTTCACGGCCTGGGTTCTTTTGCATCAAAGAACTCTGATCTATACAAAATCTCTCGATCCCTTCATGGCTGTCACCTTTGGAGAACTCGATCTTCGAAAAGCGCGGTGCATTG TTATGAACCCTGGATATGTTCCAGTTTTACGGGAACAAGAAGGTCCGAATCCAAACGCGGGATCCGTTCCCGTAGTGGTCGTAGATGCAGGTGGCAGTGGTGCGCTGCACATAGCTGCACCAGGTACTCACGAAGGATCTGCATGGAGACATGCACTCTATCAAGCAGCTATAACGTGTGGTCCTGCCCTAGAACAACAGCAACTGACGCAAGAAGATGTCCCTGTGATACTTGACAAATgcatcaatttcatatatgcCCATG GTATCATGACTGAGGGAATTTATCGCCGTAGCGGGTCCACCAGTGCCGTTGTCCGACTGTTGACGGCTTTCCGTCACGACGCGTGGCAGACGCAAATCACGAGAGGCTCGTATACGGAGCACGACGTAGCCACGGTTCTCAGAAGGTTTCTCCGTGATTTACCGGATCCATTGTTTCCTGCAAACATTCATGACCGGCTTTGTCTCAATACAG aaaacgttaacgagaaCGAGCAGATCACGGTGTACAGGACACTGTTATCCACGTTGAGTCCTGTACCGGCTGCGACGTTGCGAAGGATTCTTGCTCACCTTCACTGCCTGAGTCAACAGAGTTCCAGGAACCTGATGACCGTCGAGAATCTTTCAGCGATCTGGGGTCCGACGTTGATGCACGCCGGAGAAAACAGCGCCGAGGAATGGAATCGTTCGGAGACCAGGGTGATCGGTGATCTCATCAAACTCTATCCGAAGCTTTATCAATTAACTGCAGCCGAGCTCGCGAAAGAGGCGAAAATTTTAGAGGTGCTCGAAAAGCATCACGTTTCGAACAATGGACCGCGTGGAGCACCGTCGGGCGATCTCAAAATATGGATATACATTTTCTCGAAAGACAGAGAATGCGTCAATGTCACG ATCGGACCACAAAAGACTGCATTTGATATATGCGTGGAGCTGGCAGAGAAAACTAATTCACCGGCCCATGAACTTTGTTTGGAGGAGTATACGTTATCCGGCGCGCTGGAAAGGCCACTGCATCATACTGAACGTGTCCTTGAAACGGTGGCAAGGTGGGGATACTGGGAACCCGAGGATAGGAAGGACAACATTCTCATTCTCAAAAGAGATCACCTCTACAAGGATATACTGCCCTTG ATAAAACCACCACTAACACCGTCTGGTGAACTTAAATTCGCTAGCAGTAAGATGAAACACTTCAAAACCTACCTCTTTGAATTTAGCCAAGGAAAACTTTGTTGTTACAAAGACAAGGTGTGTTCTACTAAATTGTACGAATGGAGGATAGAAGATATCATTTGGTACTTAGGTCATGAGCCTAAACGAAATCCACAAACTGG ATGGTCcattacatttattacaaaaaataacaAACCAATGAG GTGTAAAGAAACTCCATTTTTCGGATGTACGATAGCTGGAACGTTGAAGGACGAACAATATAAGTGGTTAGCAGCTATGATCTTCGGAGAGTATCAACTAAATCTTCGACCCTCTGCAGTTAACCTTATGGATCCATaa
- the Rhogap15b gene encoding rhoGAP_ARAP and RA_ARAPs domain-containing protein RhoGAP15B isoform X4: MEVKPIPKPRSVVPHRPIPAPRRLPPTLPASCHSSQSSDSSQSEKSDEKSIPETRTANNEFFRNLSTSSRQLKDEISEKVTTKGRAVISSTRNASIRLEKSVKNLLTRRLTTLNQDELLRDNAEGLKMFNGPIVDDRCVSMPANDIFSSITFYSPLNTNLRSMKNEEDLSGMRSSPPPPVYPPPPHPDESIYDELQSVTSGSSRYETISSISSDKIDRDFPESFSLLNFALNQASDSDQSLNLSDVSGSLPREKIDVRRLSRSDSWTFYDTAAGTRSEGIDELDRISSAEEDTLDKDVPLLDRTSSASNESHASIQNSLYENLASRRAALEEKQDTSNAENRQQNSRSLLFEFDPFAKTSDTENVYSNFENNDMMLLETLLATSDSPSSSGSILDFQEAVDNEEDQNDMDDEDVLHPQISVVPPVPPKRFDSLPKSEHDEVFEVISLPDKGAIGKNPALLPKLAHLGSKKQPAVPPRKPPRNRPTDTPPAATDTVATTDDNVTVPATKMTVSPKSPEEGSTSPAGGKNTEEHRRVGMIQKLKKLRQDSSSHGIGPNMMNFVKSGSKLLSRNRDQARESSTKSMKLEKPKLNAPQNPATHRGIVYKTGVGIERAKDLVQRVAVLADQKLSFYTDKAMSTLKEVIHLDTVYSIHLLQDVKEIDGETVHCIAISVEGRPSVYVFYAKGIAERRIWAQRILEAFTLVFPTKYTSDLTRVGWVYLKEGVTGVWFTAWVLLHQRTLIYTKSLDPFMAVTFGELDLRKARCIVMNPGYVPVLREQEGPNPNAGSVPVVVVDAGGSGALHIAAPGTHEGSAWRHALYQAAITCGPALEQQQLTQEDVPVILDKCINFIYAHGIMTEGIYRRSGSTSAVVRLLTAFRHDAWQTQITRGSYTEHDVATVLRRFLRDLPDPLFPANIHDRLCLNTENVNENEQITVYRTLLSTLSPVPAATLRRILAHLHCLSQQSSRNLMTVENLSAIWGPTLMHAGENSAEEWNRSETRVIGDLIKLYPKLYQLTAAELAKEAKILEVLEKHHVSNNGPRGAPSGDLKIWIYIFSKDRECVNVTIGPQKTAFDICVELAEKTNSPAHELCLEEYTLSGALERPLHHTERVLETVARWGYWEPEDRKDNILILKRDHLYKDILPLIKPPLTPSGELKFASSKMKHFKTYLFEFSQGKLCCYKDKVCSTKLYEWRIEDIIWYLGHEPKRNPQTGWSITFITKNNKPMRCKETPFFGCTIAGTLKDEQYKWLAAMIFGEYQLNLRPSAVNLMDP, encoded by the exons ATGGAGGTAAAACCGATCCCGAAGCCTAGATCGGTGGTGCCTCATCGGCCGATTCCAGCGCCGAGGCGACTTCCGCCGACGCTTCCAGCCAGTTGTCACAGCAGCCAGAGCAGCGACTCCAGTCAATCGGAAAAAAGCGACGAGAAATCGATACCGGAGACGCGGACCGCGAACAATGAATTTTTTCGCAATCTGAGCACAAGTTCGCGCCAATTGAAAGACGAGATTTCGGAGAAGGTGACGACAAAGGGCCGCGCGGTGATCTCCAGTACCAGGAATGCCAGCATACGGTTGGAGAAATCGGTGAAGAACCTTCTGACTAGACGATTGACAACGCTGAACCAGGATGAGCTTCTACGCGACAATGCCGAGGGTCTCAAAATGTTCAACGGACCGATAGTCGACGACAGATGCGTGTCCATGCCGGCCAACGATATTTTCAGCAGCATCACGTTCTATAGTCCTTTAAACACTAATCTGAGAAGCATGAAGAACGAGGAAGACCTTTCCGGGATGCGGAGCAGCCCGCCGCCCCCGGTCTATCCTCCACCCCCGCATCCTGACGAGTCTATCTACGACGAGCTACAGTCCGTCACGTCCGGTAGCAGCCGATACGAGACGATCAGCTCGATTTCCTCCGATAAAATCGACAGGGATTTTCCGGAGTCGTTCAGCCTGCTCAATTTCGCGCTTAACCAG GCCAGCGACTCGGACCAGAGCTTGAATCTCTCGGACGTGAGCGGATCCTTGCCTCGCGAGAAGATTGACGTGAGAAGGTTGTCCAGGTCCGATTCTTGGACGTTTTACGACACTGCAGCTGGGACCAGATCGGAAGGTATCGACGAGTTGGACAGAATATCCAGTGCAGAAGAAGACACATTGGACAAGGACGTGCCCCTGTTAGATAGAACATCCTCAGCATCAAACGAGAGCCACGCGTCCATTCAGAACTCTTTGTACGAGAATCTAGCCTCTCGTAGGGCAGCTTTGGAGGAGAAACAGGATACATCCAATGCCGAGAACAGACAACAGAATAGCCGATCTTTGTTGTTCGAATTTGATCCGTTCGCGAAAACATCCGACACCGAGAACGTTTACAGCAATTTCGAGAACAATGATATGATGCTACTGGAAACTCTGCTGGCCACTAGTGACTCACCTAGTAGTTCCGGAAGCATCCTCGATTTCCAAGAAGCCGTCGATAACGAAGAGGACCAGAATGATATGGACGACGAGGATGTTCTGCATCCGCAGATCTCCGTAGTGCCGCCGGTGCCGCcgaaacggttcgactctctgcCGAAGAGCGAGCACGACGAAGTCTTTGAAGTTATCTCTCTGCCCGATAAGGGTGCTATCGGCAAAAATCCAGCGCTGTTGCCGAAACTGGCACACTTAGGAAGCAAGAAACAGCCTGCCGTTCCTCCGAGGAAACCACCGAGAAATCGGCCCACCGATACCCCGCCGGCTGCTACCGACACTGTGGCGACTACCGATGATAACGTAACAG TTCCAGCCACGAAGATGACGGTCAGCCCGAAAAGTCCTGAGGAAGGTTCAACGAGTCCTGCGGGCGGTAAAAACACGGAGGAGCATCGTCGCGTAGGTATGATACAGAAGCTGAAGAAGCTGAGGCAGGACTCATCGTCCCACGGTATCGGACCGAACATGATGAACTTCGTTAAGAGCGGCAGCAAGTTGTTGTCAAGGAACCGAGACCAGGCTAGAGAGTCCAGCACAAAATCGATGAAACTGGAGAAGCCAAAGTTGAACGCTCCTCAAAATCCTGCAACGCATAGAGGAATTGTTTACAAGACCGGTGTAGGGATTGAGAGAGCAAAGGATCTCGTGCAGAGGGTGGCGGTACTGGCTGACCAAAAACTCTCGTTCTACACGGACAAGGCCATGTCCACTCTGAAGGAGGTTATTCACCTCGACACAGTGTACAGCATTCATCTTCTGCAGGATGTAAA AGAGATCGATGGCGAGACTGTACACTGCATAGCGATTAGCGTGGAAGGAAGGCCGAGCGTCTACGTGTTTTACGCGAAAGGTATCGCCGAGAGAAGAATTTGGGCTCAGCGAATTTTGGAGGCATTTACTCTAGTCTTTCCCACGAAATACACGTCCGATCTGACGAGGGTGGGATGGGTTTACTTAAAG GAAGGCGTAACAGGCGTATGGTTCACGGCCTGGGTTCTTTTGCATCAAAGAACTCTGATCTATACAAAATCTCTCGATCCCTTCATGGCTGTCACCTTTGGAGAACTCGATCTTCGAAAAGCGCGGTGCATTG TTATGAACCCTGGATATGTTCCAGTTTTACGGGAACAAGAAGGTCCGAATCCAAACGCGGGATCCGTTCCCGTAGTGGTCGTAGATGCAGGTGGCAGTGGTGCGCTGCACATAGCTGCACCAGGTACTCACGAAGGATCTGCATGGAGACATGCACTCTATCAAGCAGCTATAACGTGTGGTCCTGCCCTAGAACAACAGCAACTGACGCAAGAAGATGTCCCTGTGATACTTGACAAATgcatcaatttcatatatgcCCATG GTATCATGACTGAGGGAATTTATCGCCGTAGCGGGTCCACCAGTGCCGTTGTCCGACTGTTGACGGCTTTCCGTCACGACGCGTGGCAGACGCAAATCACGAGAGGCTCGTATACGGAGCACGACGTAGCCACGGTTCTCAGAAGGTTTCTCCGTGATTTACCGGATCCATTGTTTCCTGCAAACATTCATGACCGGCTTTGTCTCAATACAG aaaacgttaacgagaaCGAGCAGATCACGGTGTACAGGACACTGTTATCCACGTTGAGTCCTGTACCGGCTGCGACGTTGCGAAGGATTCTTGCTCACCTTCACTGCCTGAGTCAACAGAGTTCCAGGAACCTGATGACCGTCGAGAATCTTTCAGCGATCTGGGGTCCGACGTTGATGCACGCCGGAGAAAACAGCGCCGAGGAATGGAATCGTTCGGAGACCAGGGTGATCGGTGATCTCATCAAACTCTATCCGAAGCTTTATCAATTAACTGCAGCCGAGCTCGCGAAAGAGGCGAAAATTTTAGAGGTGCTCGAAAAGCATCACGTTTCGAACAATGGACCGCGTGGAGCACCGTCGGGCGATCTCAAAATATGGATATACATTTTCTCGAAAGACAGAGAATGCGTCAATGTCACG ATCGGACCACAAAAGACTGCATTTGATATATGCGTGGAGCTGGCAGAGAAAACTAATTCACCGGCCCATGAACTTTGTTTGGAGGAGTATACGTTATCCGGCGCGCTGGAAAGGCCACTGCATCATACTGAACGTGTCCTTGAAACGGTGGCAAGGTGGGGATACTGGGAACCCGAGGATAGGAAGGACAACATTCTCATTCTCAAAAGAGATCACCTCTACAAGGATATACTGCCCTTG ATAAAACCACCACTAACACCGTCTGGTGAACTTAAATTCGCTAGCAGTAAGATGAAACACTTCAAAACCTACCTCTTTGAATTTAGCCAAGGAAAACTTTGTTGTTACAAAGACAAGGTGTGTTCTACTAAATTGTACGAATGGAGGATAGAAGATATCATTTGGTACTTAGGTCATGAGCCTAAACGAAATCCACAAACTGG ATGGTCcattacatttattacaaaaaataacaAACCAATGAG GTGTAAAGAAACTCCATTTTTCGGATGTACGATAGCTGGAACGTTGAAGGACGAACAATATAAGTGGTTAGCAGCTATGATCTTCGGAGAGTATCAACTAAATCTTCGACCCTCTGCAGTTAACCTTATGGATCCATaa